In Hyphomicrobiales bacterium, the sequence AAGGGCGAGCGCATCGTGCTTTGCGGGCCGTCGGGCTCCGGCAAATCGACGCTGATCCGCTGCATCAACCATCTGGAAACCTACCAGAAGGGCGAGATCAGGGTCGGCGGCACCAGGCTCGGAGACGATGCGAAGACCATCGACGCGGTGCGCCGCGAGGTCGGCATGGTCTTCCAGCACTTCAACCTGTTCCCGCATATGACGGTCCTGCAGAACTGCATGCTGGCGCCGATGCGTTCGCTTGGCGTGAGCAAGGCGGAGGCCGAGGCCACCGCCCGCAAGCTGCTCGGCCGCGTCAAGATCCTGGAGCAGGCGGAGAAATACCCCGCCCAGCTCTCCGGCGGCCAGCAGCAGCGCGTCGCGATCGCACGCGCGCTCTGCATGAAGCCGAAGGTGATGCTGTTCGACGAG encodes:
- the yhdZ gene encoding putative ABC transporter ATP-binding subunit YhdZ (Evidence 3 : Putative function from multiple computational evidences); the encoded protein is MNQPAVQNAAAADAMIAMTHVEKWYGEFKALTDISLTVRKGERIVLCGPSGSGKSTLIRCINHLETYQKGEIRVGGTRLGDDAKTIDAVRREVGMVFQHFNLFPHMTVLQNCMLAPMRSLGVSKAEAEATARKLLGRVKILEQAEKYPAQLSGGQQQRVAIARALCMKPKVMLFDEPTSALDPEMVKEVLDTMIALADEGMTMICVTHEMGFARQVANRVIFMANGAIVEEAPPEEFFHNPRHERTRKFLGEILHKH